The DNA window AATACCAGCACAACCACAAGGACACTCTTTCTTTAGTCTATCATGGGGAGCGCTGTCAGTTCCAAGGAAAAATCTTTTACTTCCACTTGTCACAGCTGATACAATAGCTTGCCCTAAATTTTAAACAAATGACACATCAATAGTATTAAGGAGGTAAATTTTTCACGTTCCTTTGTTGTCCCTCTGCCaaagaggagaaaaaaaaaaaaaaagatacgaCACAGACATGACAAAAGATGGAAATACTgcaaaaataatgaattttcACTACATCATTCAATCACCAAAAATGAACTAGGTAATAGCATCTAATTTAGTTTAAGTACCAAGTAAGACTTATCGTTAAATCCAAAATCTATATAGGGTAAGCAATCTCATTTTATTGTCACAATGATTGACTTCTGTAGTTTTACCAACTAGTCTTAAACTCCTAAGGTATAATCACCACCCATTAGCTTGTGTGTAATTTCCTGCCCATAGTTCCAAATAAAAGGTTAGACCAGTAAAGGTCTCATACAACTATTGAAACTTAAATTCTGTTGCTTCCCAAATACCAACAAAACAATGAAAAAGGAACCCCCAAGACATCACGAAATCTTATTGTAGCCTCAATCCCACGAAGAGAAAATGGGCATATGAAGCAATGACAGTTTTGTAAATTGCAAATGAGATTTCGTCAAAAAAGCATACTGCTAATCAGAAAGGCAGTGgaacagaaaacaaaacaaaccatGACAAACAACCATGTTCAAGTTGCAGCACTAATGCATAGAGCAATCATTCATCCACCTGGTTTTCAAGATTAGTGGATAAAAATTACTAGACTTCTTACATGAAGGTCATGTACACAAATTGGACTTAAGAAATTGGTGTCCTTATGAATAATCAGATTCTTACGGCAAAAAATCATACACAACAAACACATGATGCCAAcctcaagaaataaaaaaaggatCTAAAGATATTTAATATGTAAAATGAGAAAAAGTTGAAAGATGTACTATGAGTTTCTCTCTTAAGCACAGGAAGGCAGTAATTATGTGGTTGCAACCCTCCTTGGAAAAGAGAATTCCTATTCAGGACAAGGTGTTGTGGAGTGACTGTAGCAGCAATACGCCCtaatcaaaataattaaaatttcatttttaacATGATCATGTAATGCAAAAACCAAAATAAGCAACCAACCACTGAGAATAATAAGAGAGAAAACACGAATTATAGAAAGTTACCTTCAGCACAAGACTCAACAAACTTCACAGCATCCATAGTGGTAACATGCTCCATCACTACTTTCAATTGTGGAAACTTCTGCACCAAGGGGCTTAAAACGGTCTCAATGAATACTTTTTCCCGATCAAAAATGTCAACTTCAGGACTAGTAACCTCTCCATGGACCTACAGTTAAGACCTCTATATTAATGTCATTAAGTAAACAATAGCCTTCCTCTATTGGCTATAGCataaaacaaaatgcaaatgaaagaatgTCATCCAGTTGACCAATACGCTACACTACAAAGAAGCTTAACAATTAGCTCACAAGCAATTTGCTGCTAGTTATTGGAGACAAGTGGGCCTCTGTGTCCATATTACTTCACCACCCTAAGCTGTACATTCTAATAATTACAATACAAGTAGAATGGATTCACTTACAGATTAAGTGATAAAAGAGAGCCTTAATATATTCACCCACACCTAGTCAATGAGAATTACGACATTGTTCAAAATCTAAGGCAATTAGAAGAGCAAGTTGAACATGCAGTCTATCATTTCAACATATGCCTCTAGATTTAATATCTTTCAACTGTAGCATCATAAAACCATATTCATAAATGAGCTCACTGGAACTGAAACTACAAAGAGTATCTGTGACAAATTGATCTAGCATCATAAACTCAACTTAGTGCAAAACTTTGTCAAAGGAATTACAAGCAAATAATATGATTCCATTCATGTTCTGAAAATACAATAATGCAGCTGTACAAGACAACATTACAGTTCTGATTTACATAGTTAGCATGACAAAGAAATCCACCTAAAGGGTGACAAACATACCAGGAGAGGCATATTGTGTTTAACCATCTCTTCAATAACAGGCATACACTTCCCGAATAAATCTGTCACACCatcttgagaattggttgtaGCACCAGCAGGATAGAGCTTTACAGCAAATATTACCCCACTCTCCTCTGTAAAAGGGTTCAATTAATAATAGCAAACATGACACAAGACAATGCCAAAACTACTCTGGAAGAAAATTGACCTACCACTTGGGTTCTTCAAATAAAATTTGCAGCTACACTGACTGGGATATTTGATGGTACATCACCCACTAAGTGATAAGAACATATTCAAATGACTAAAAAGCAATTACATATTTCTTAGGAGCCCTCTTAATAGTTGTTAATAAATTTTAACAAGATGCTTCAACAACATGGTATCATGTGCAAATAGTTAAGAGGGCTTTGTTGCACCTTCTCCTCTCATAATCAAATAGAAGGCCTTACTCTTAATTCGTTTTCAAAGTTTGAACAGCCCAACAACATGGGAGACTAGCGAACTTGCCTAACTCCTCTTAGACATagtaaaagaggaaaaaaaattaagcaaTAGATAATATTTAGATGGATCTACAACAGAGAAACACTAAGGTAGAAAGAGAAAAACATCACACAGTGCAAGAACACCTTCtactataaataaaaaaaatctaagagaGCTCAAATTCGATATATAATTCAAGATTGGATAAGCTGTTGTTGCAATCTAGTAGTAGAACAGTTTTGGGGATATCAAGTTTTGCTCTTTTTCTAAAACGACAAA is part of the Coffea eugenioides isolate CCC68of chromosome 6, Ceug_1.0, whole genome shotgun sequence genome and encodes:
- the LOC113776375 gene encoding dihydroorotase, mitochondrial isoform X3, producing the protein MELSITRPDDWHLHLRDGKLLEAVIPHSAHHFGRAIIMPNLKPPITTTAAAMAYRESILKALPINSGFTPLMTLYLTDSTTPAEIKLAKESGVIFAVKLYPAGATTNSQDGVTDLFGKCMPVIEEMVKHNMPLLVHGEVTSPEVDIFDREKVFIETVLSPLVQKFPQLKVVMEHVTTMDAVKFVESCAEGRIAATVTPQHLVLNRNSLFQGGLQPHNYCLPVLKRETHRQAIVSAVTSGSKRFFLGTDSAPHDRLKKECPCGCAGIYNAPVALAVYAKVFEEAGALDKLEAFTSFNGPDFYGLPRNTSKITLRKTPWKVPESFSYASGHVVPMFAGEMLDWLPSPV